tgaacaactttaacactcgagcttttgatcgattcaagcttcttcttctccaaaaccccaaatctctctctagaactctctctctctctctaagaatggatgagagtgtttagtggatgtgaaaatgatccaaaactagatTCAATTCTGGTGTTAAGGCTACagatccgaccccaagtgaaaagacacaattgcccttcatttaaatctAATTAACAAAAAACTGTCGCCaggtgtagtgcgcggcgcgcacccctagcCATGCGCGACGCGCACGATGGTTCAAACAGTCTGTCAGCTTTTAAATATTCTCCACGCTTCACGCACTTAATGTGCATCATTTTTACTCTATGTACAAgaattatttgggtcttacatttgcCAAGTACCGAATAACTTAATTTCTCTTATGTGTGTGTTAGTTTATATTGCTTGTGTTTCCAACAATGAGATGGGATCACCATTTATAAGATCATACAAATGAAACCCCCGATGCAAGAAAAGGCTTCATCAATCACAATGAATTGTGATATTAATCATACAATTGTAACCTCCATACAATCATTTGATTCACCAATTAACTTCTTAGTTAATGTGGCTTGACCCCATTTATTTATTAGTTTGTGGTATAACATATTATTTCCAACAGTTTCCATGACTTATGTTAACATCGGCTGCCACACTTTTTGGTTGAACAGAAACAATTGTCCGAAATTATCTTTCATAATTCTTTGGTGTCTAAAATATGATTAAAACAGAATTACTTCATCAACATCATGTCGATCAACATCAATATCTATCAGCCACGGTACATATGGTTTTAATAAAACCATTTGTACATATGGTTTTCGAGGAGCGTTATCGATGCACATTTTTTATGCGCGTTTTTGACCCGCGTTTTTTGACGCTCATTTTCCACCAGCATTTTCGACACGCGTTTTCGACCAAcattttcggcgcgcgttttcgacGCCCGATTTCGACCCGCGTTTTCGACGCGCCGTTTTCGGGGCGCGTGTTCGGAAGAGATACATCAAAAAATACAAACAAGAACAATTTTACTAGCCCCACACAACCGacccgggtctcgacccaacccggGTCTCAACCCAACCCGTTTGACCTATTTTAATTCTGACCCATTTCGACccatgacccgtttcgacccaaaCCCATTTGATCATAAACCCAACCCGAACCATCTCGACCCATTTGCCAGGTATAGGTTTTATGGTTAGCCACTAATGGCTATTTTCCCCCATGTTGAATCACTAATAGCATAGTTAATACTAGCATCCATTTTGTCTGCCTTTTTTCTCTCAAAAGACATTTAGCATCAGATTCTTCTCCTAATAACAACTGATAGTAACATGTGTTCACTACTGTTGTTCAGGTATCTAGCAATATATATTAGTAGTTCAACATTAAGAATTGATAGTTCAGAAGCAActttatataaaattttaacatTCATGTTTATATACAACATGCATGAAACCTACAGGCTTACTGTGATCGATCAGCAACCTAAGAGTTCAAATAGCATTAGTAGTTAATCATTGTCTTGTAATCTCTAGTTTATTTAGTAGTAGCCAATATCTGAACTTTGTACCTCAAATTTCACAATTCTTATCATAATATTGAATATTGATATACCACTCCAACAATTCTTAGTGTTGAATAATGTCGCAATTTAAGACTTTTTCATCCACAAGTATCAAAGAAAAAATATACTGTGACAACTGGTGGTTGTAATTAGAATAAGATTTGGATCTCATGTAGTTTTACTAGTTGAGATACTACTTATGGGTAGCTAAAAAACCAATAGGGAAGTGGTCATCAACATTTATAATCACATGTCCAAAAAGATACTCCAAAGTTACCCCactattttgaaatttttttttataaaacagcaCTATATTTAACtatagaaattatatattattaaaatttatggTTTTTTTGGAGGTAAACAATCACCAAGTATCCATCAAATATAATTAGCTTTGAAAAAAGTTGGGACTCCATTGGATTTTCATTCTGAATTCCTCACTCAAGTTACCACATACATTTAATGGAAATAAGCTTTTGCTTGCCCCATACTCATAAGGTAATAAACTAAACAGCATACACAAGTTAACAAATGACTTGGTAGATCATCTTTGACAAACAAGCTTAAACAAACAAGCATGTAATAGCTATTAACAATTGTAAAAACAACCAGAACCTGGATGCTCGTATAGCCTGAATAATTCAGGAAATGATATTTCGTCTAAAGTTAACTTTTTGTTTCAACACTTCTTATCTTAAGAATGATATTTCGTAAATGAGAATCTTGTCCTACATTTGGGATTAGTTGCAGCAACATCCCAAAAGTAGTAGCATCAGGCATGAAACCCCGGTTGATCATTTCCTCCAAAAAGATCTCGACCTCTTCACACTCATTTTTCTTCACCAACTCCTGAAGGATAACATTAAAAGTCACGGCATTTGGCAAACATCCAATCTCTTCCATCTTTATAAGCAATTCTTTTGCTTTATCAAATAGCCCTTCATGGAAAAGCACACGCATCATCACCGTGTAAGTCTTAACATTCGGTTTCAATCCTTTTAACAAAAGTTCATCAAACAGATTCATTGCTAAGTGAGGCTTCCCACATTTGCTAAAACCATCaattaagatattataaaaaaCTACACTGTTTATAAACTCCTTGCTTTCCATCGAACGAAACAGAAGCAAGGCATCAGAACATTGGGAGTTCGTGCACATTCCATGCAACAAGATACTATAAGTTACTATGTCTGGATTTACGCCTTTAGTTTTCATTTCATTAAAGAGTTCTTTAGCGGCTGAGGGATTCCCTGATTTAAACAAACCTTGCATCACACTACTGTAAGTAAAAACATTAGGAATAAAACCCTTGTCTTGGATTTCTTGAAGAAGAGCAATAGCCTCATCGATTCTTTTGTCCTTGCAGTATCCATTTATTAAGCTGTTATAGGTAATGATGTTAGGCAAAATATCATTTTCTACCATTTGATCAAGAACTCTTTTGGCTTCATCTAGTTCACCACGCAAACAGTATCCATCAAGTAGTGCATTGTAAGTGATGACACCTGGATGTAGACCTTGTCGTACCATTGCTTGCAAAGCAAGCTCTGCGTCTTTTACGAATCCTTGCTTACAAAAGGAGTTCACCAAGATGGTGAAGGTTTGCACTCCTGGAAGAACTCCTTCCTCCTCCATATGTATCAACATTCTTGCAGCCTCATTCTCTCGACCACAGTTAGTTAGACCATGAATCAAGGAGCTGTAAGTGATAACATTTGCGCGGACACCTTTTTCAATCATCTCAGTGAAGAGTTCGAGAGCGTGATCAGTCATCTTGTCTTTGCAGAGGGCATCGATGATTGTACTATAATGGTGCACATTTGGTTTACAAGAGACACCATCCATAAACCTGAGCAACTCAAGTGCCTTGGTGGTGTGACCCACTTTACAAAGCCCATTAATAATGGTACCATACATAACGTGATTAGGTTCACATATTTTCTCTCTAAGCAGTTTCTTGAATAATTCAACGGCTTCGAAAACCCTATCTGCCACAACAAGCCCATTTATGAGAGTATTGTAGGTGGCCAAATCGGGCGCATGACCTTGTTTGAagatggtggccaacaatgaaaatccactatttatttgattcaggtggCAATGACAATTGATGGAGATGTTCATTGTGTAGAGATCACTAGGAATGCCCTTAAGATTTATTTTCTTATACAGTGAAAGTGCAGTGGAATAGTGTTTCATCTTTACAATAATAGTAGTCAGCTTATTAAGTTCAATAATGGACGGTGGAGGCTGTCTTTGAAGCATTTCATCAAACAGTTGGAGGGCATCATTGAGCTTAGTGACTTTAGGAGCACTAGAGGTATGTTTGCTTGAACCACTACAGTAACAATGCATCTGATAATGTTGATGAAGACTCTGGAGATGCAGAAATACAATAAAAGTGTTAAATTTATTGAAATTATAAGAAGTTAGGGGAACTGTTCTGGAGATCATTTCAGATAGATGAATTTGCAGTAGGGCCTCGGAGTGAAAATATGTCGTGCAGGTGCTTGGTTGGAGATGATACTATACGAATGAAGGAATAGAGTGGACACTTTTTTAAAAAAGGTCCAATTTAAAAGGTTCGGGCTAGTACTATACTATCTTAACGAATGTGTAAAGAACTTCTATAAAATTTATGACAAAATTAAAAAGTTCAAGCTACTACTTTAACAAATGCGGAACGATCTTTTTAAAAGTTAAGACTAGTTTAGAAATGTTGAAGCTACTATTTTTACGAGTTGGTCAAAAAACACAAGACACGAGATGTAATTTTGTAGGATTTTCACATAaccttaattatattatatatttgtttaattaaacgaGTTTGAGTCCAAGCTGGAGGCTTATTTTATGGATCAATTACTAAACGAGCTCGAGTTTGAGCTTCTTATATCGAGCTCAAACAAACTAGCGAGCTTAAATGAGCTTCTCATTTATATTCCTTAATTATTATttctctttaataataataataataataataataataataataataataataataattatttctctaggcttcccactaattttttgtaagttttaaaacttttaagtttattataataataataataataataataataataataataataataataatatactaattaaAATACTACGTAATAGTTatagtattatattttatatataagttttaataagtaaatcgttttatatatgattaaaaagtaTGCTATAAGTatctatattaaataaaataataattaaataatagtatcattaaaTAAACGAGTCGAGCTCGAGCTTTCTTAAATTCAGACGAGCCGAGCTCAAACTTTATATGCTACGCTCGAACTTTATATGCTAGGCTCGAACCAAGCCAAGCTCAAACCCGAGCTCATCAAATtctaaacgagccgagctcgagccccAGTCGAGCTCGAATTGGCTCGGCTCGTTTACACCTCTAGTTTTTATCTCATATCTAATCTAATGTAGACGTTGTTTAAGAAACTTGCAAAGTTAGAAAATTAAGGGTTGTCAACCCAATATAATTCTGCCCTGCCTTGTACAAAATTAAGGGCCAAGACAAGGTGATTGAGTAGTTTAATGTTTTTGTAGATTGTGGTTTTGCGGACCCAATCCGACGGAAAAGGAGGTAACACGAGACATCCTTTTAACGCAGTGTATATCATTAACTTATCAAACCAGAATCAGAGTAGGTATATTTTTCTCCGATTGAGCTGTTGCATTCTTGTCATGAAGACtactataaaagtattattaacaaATTATGAATAAAACGTCGTTAAATTTAGCAATAACAACAGGCTAATGATGTCCTCTCGATTCTCCAGTCCTCATAACGTTGAACTCAAATTATGTAAAGCAGATCTTAGCATTCAGCTATATTTTCACATACGGTACTTAAGATTCAGGTTCACCGGTAGTCTCCATGACAGCAAAAAATCATGGTTACTCCAATAAGCTAAAaggtaaaaggtagaaggttttccctgttcgggctatccgggagggcgagtaatccgtgttggatatagttttggttagaagaattggatatggttgcatagtatttgtgaaggatgttatcccacataggtgggaggaaaaagttggggggacttgcttggttataaaagaagggttaagtcttcattccaaattgcaccaatcaatacactttaagtatttgattatttctttctttcttacccttgtttgagagttgtattagttaaatattttggagagtgtagttgacttaagagagtcgtctatatcattgtaacaatttgtgatatagtgtatttctctctttgggggccggtgatttttctcctgttttggagttttcacgttaaatcttgtgttgtgtattgttcttatttctttactattattgttgggctgggtgatgggaattagtgagaccgtaatttcccaacaactggtatcagagcgtcaggtttgacggggggtctcggttataagagtcggagtatgctctgtggttgccacggtagtggatcgtccacatcagaaacgagttctatttaTCGTATAGGGTatttggttagacaatattttttctgattcgtagtaatagttggatttgttagtgacgagttgtggatttccgatttaaagggtccaggctacctgctacatcttttggctattcgaaacgtgagcaaaatcagagaaagtgttgtttataggatacggatacgatgtcgaagttcagtccaatgaggtttgatgtagagaaatttgatgggaggatcaattttggcttgtggcaggttcaagtcaaggatgtgttgattcagtccggtttacacaaggctttgaagggtaaacccacccttgttcccggcagtgattctagcaagaagttcgatgaagaagaatgggatgatatggatttgagggcggaaagtgcgattcgtttgtgtcttgcaaagaacgtgcttgcaaatgtgcacgggttatcaacggctaaggaactttgggataagttggagcagttgtaccagggcaagggcatctcaaaccaGTCGTGTCTTAAGAAAAAGTTTCATactttgcgtatggatgggggttcaaagatttcagatcatctgagtattcttaatggtattgtttcgaaactggaggctattggagttaaaatggaagatgaagataaagctttgaggctgATATTATTTTtgtcatcgtcctatgagcacatgaaacctattttgatgtatgggaaagaaactctgaaatttgaagacgttactagtaaGCTCCTATCTGAGGAGAAAaaactggaaggtaacggggtctcgtcatcaaaaGTACGGTACTGTTGTGTAACAactcaaaccaaccctcgaccaaaccccgtgaaaatacaaacaaacaaaaaatttgctgtacagtgaccccgcgcgccgcgccccctatctggcgcgccgcgccaaaacggcctgtccccgggctttttaaatgcgaaaaagatagactcgttcccgacactttcagacgaaacgctttttacaacacattaatataagtaaaactaacatgattaattaattaaaacgagctttacatcgcggggcccacatatgcccaaaataccccttttaatacaaagtacaacttcgacccaatgagtttaagttccaacaaactacgagcatgatgttgggaataaactacccaatcctaggtcgaatccaagcaagcatcaaaatgggaaaatcatctaatcccgagcatacccttgccacgtccgccttcgaacctaaaaatgtaaacaacgagagggtaagctaatgcttagtgaatgcaatacttatacgcatacatacataatccaattacttgcatacacctacacaacaacacaataacattagtaaaccgcaataacaaataaacgattaatcgtacgtacaacaagtcaacatcattagcatagagatctcaacaataatacatgccaaaagcgaatacgtacaatgctaataaaattacacatcccaatatacccaatgtcgacattcgactcgatggtggctgacgaagagtagtaggtcaaaatcgttaactactcaccacccatcgcacgcgcaagtggccgacgaagagtagtaggtcaaaatcgttaactactcaccactacgcactatgaggccgacgaaaagtgcaaccgaaacgttaacacttacctcaatcacaaggatggccgacgaaaagcggaaccgcttaccatcccacgataagtggccaatgaagagcgaacccctaaacggttaacactcaccacttacccaaacacacatgtggccgacgaagagcgataggtcaaacgttaatcactcgccacaaactaaatatacacatgtgaccgacgaagagtgataggtcaaacattaaccactcgtcacatatccaaacgcacacatgtagccgacgaagagtgataggtcaaacattaaccactcgctacatatccaaaacgaatatagccaacgaagaggtatccacgcggatatcactcactatatttttcccaactcaaatgtggtccacgaaaagtgaatcctaacggatatcacttaccaccccgcacacaagcaaccaaattatatacataagcgtataaatattccactcaccttgaaatacttgaagaacgtatcccgcgatcttaacttcttccaccgacttcacgcaaatcacctacgcaaagtatacatgcaaataagctactcacaatgcttgttcgacttaaacaatacatatgttctcctagaacatcctattgaccaactttgaccaaaaaccatttttcgctcgaaaaccttcataatcacaaatgacttgtgattatgcctcaacaacatcatttaaacatggtttggtcattcgatcactcatttaaacacacgacccgcccatttggtcctaaagtgtgttttacaccctattaagcataaaacaatactcacaagtccaaaacttatgaaatcacttcccacgttcccgaaatagctaatcttaactcttttagccattaaacgccatttatagggttgtttactcaaaaacccattttgacctaaaactagtcaaaacaccaaattgtaagtttacacccctaatcaccaacaatccaagtagctagtgatttcatcaactaatttagttttacaaacccacaatatcatcatccaaccctagacccaccaatattagggttcttgcactaaaacttaacccgtttaacccaaacttccaagaaatgggttttacatctactttaacacaaaccctagcataataaacgaattaacacaactaaatccgaattagggttttaccttttgaagaaaacgaagctagtacaacaacaacacaagtaatgagcttaaacttgaagaatccaagcttcttcttcctcttctcaagctttctcactctactctcactctagaacttgaggttgaagatgagagtgtttgtggacttgaaaatgatccaaaagtggatctaaaactgatctaaaagccacaaatccgtccacaagtgaaaggaccataatacccttcatttagacacttaaaatgctgaaaaaaacgcatcagacccattcggcgcgccgcgccaaaaggtcgcgcgccgctccacactgcaggtcagatttcagaaacttgttttggccataactttttgaccgtagctccgttttctatgaaccaaatatcgttggaaacgtaataagatattctttccaatggtaaggctttgaaacatcaattcaaactttatttggggttgaaaagatacgtacacactttgtacctcaaacaacgtccagttttcttcgacgttcatgcaagcaacacgtacctgcttcgtacactttgtatacgcatcgtacaccataaatacattatgtacaataaatatttgggtcttacaactctcccccacttagaatcgatcacgtcctcgtgatctttgtCACTTAAATTAGTAAGTACCAAAATCCATGGTCCTTCGACAtacgtccaaactcgatgtccacaacatttcccccaaattcgaagatttcatacaaatcctttaggcgaccttacacaaagttacctttctgtttagaatcatcctccgtgattcaccaattctaccaaaccgagtactaagtctcgcttcgtccccaaaccgggacaaactcatgcctcgaccgcatgacatAAGTAAGCTAACGTTCCATACCTCGTATCAAGTTAGTaacccctttagcgtacccttatcatgtacatcgctaaaataacaacacaccaataatatggccaacaaacaatacaatggagccaacgaaaagtgaatcctcacgattggataccacttgccccatatcctcacgcgtacgtggccgacgaaaagcggtagatcaaacgttaaccacttaccactatgcaacaagaggccgacaaaaagcgcattcttacggatcacacttacctctcctcacatatggctaaacaaaagcgattcctaacggaaaaagcatgccacacaccaataagtagccaacgaaaagcgaatcctaacggataacacttactacttatcacactcaaaccgtggccaacgaaaagtgaatcctcacaatggataacacttaccacaatacatacaaacaaactaagtatatgcgcatacttagaatcattccatacCGTCTGGAATTTTCGCACACGAAATGTCCACACCCGCGAACATTGcttaacacaatcgagcaagaactacctatagcgcacataggcacaaaacaataatcctCTAGAAGAGAATTCGACACGCACACTCCTTAACCGGGGAtttccttgctcgtcaaacacgtccattatctctcaacgagatttcccacattaccacctcgattagtaattcacatccaaatcaataaatacaattcaaccaaaattgtattccaccacaaatcgaccaatctaGGCCTCGACACCAACTCCGGATCTAATCATGAGCATTATCCGAAATTTTcacaccaaaacctcctcgtgcgggagtgtaactcccccactttgaactacgttccataactgcatcttgcacaaccgtacaatgctaccaaaggtagactttaccaacaattgggttcacacgacccatcaccatatcttgctccaaccttgagcatactaaggatcttaacatacccttaaacacttcgaacgaagagttcatcacaaATTACCCAACTTCACTCTTGCAATCCCACGATTGCCACAACTTGttaaagttccacctagtcactcatgtacctaagggtttctctccggtaccctaagtacaatgtaaccacaataccgtcggagtcgaatgttacgcttgcaggtatgaaagaggcacctgacatcgcgtcacatagactccactatcaacattcatcgagaccgaaaaactcaacctcgagggttccattcatccgatgtcacccatcacaacactaaagtgaccttaagtcatccgtacctgacgaaacttatgtttcatcaattacgacacaaaagcgactacgcgctaccaaaacaacaccaaagcccgttctcatggcttggtaaaatctttcgcccaacactaaggaatgcttgaaatcaccaagtcttacgcccttagcTCGTCAATCCGACCatcgtcatagggtacttccataagGAACGCTGCCCCTCATCACACTatgcactaacacaaaatgcatttaaacaaagtcataagtacgtttcaataagataATCGAAAGGTACCTGAACATCGTCGTCAGGTTCATGCATTACCAACCAAATCCGgacacgccgactttcggtgtccctcctttcgacaattaaaacacgtaaccttgttagacttcgcattcgtacattcacgcgacaaatgacctcgttcgccacaattataacacgtgggcacaaAACCACCGGTGCCACTCCTTTTCATGCTCCCGCGGCCCTCGGAAatactcttacttttcttgttcgaatgcatcgtagtctcggacttccgtttactaacatcagacacacttggcttcgacacctccggttcgaaaccccgagccaattcgaatagctcctcaaaagacttagccattccccgactaattttacccttcaattcatcattcatcgtacggtaaaaatctttcatcaacttgtgatcgtcaccaacatactccggacaaaaacgagtctttgccaagaaggtagacttgagagtaaccaagtccatcgaaccttgtcgtaaattgtgtaactcgtcccggattttatcaaggtcggaagaagttcggtactcGTTAAAGAACTCCTctttgaactcatcccatgacaagctcatacattgttcctcgccatacaattgaatcttatcatcccaccacaacttggcttcttcacgtaacatgctagacccgtacctcattttcttctcgggaggacattcactagtacgaaaagccccctcgatatcggaaacccaacatgtactcttcaacggatccctcaccccattaaacataggaggttgagcatccttgaagttcttgtaatggaagtcccgccttccatgtccaccgttaCCATCGCTCCCTTCACCACGAgggtaaatgtttctagcctcgaaTGCCTTTTCGATCGCGGCATCCACTCGTTCGTCGATtagttcggttacttgcccatcaaccgattcctggaacacctttctaacatcctcgagaaactccactttataacgtttaatgatggcctcaaccttagccgtgaactcggagtcgtcgctttgatcaccattatcatgtccgttcctcgtcttcattctaagaaatgaacttggttaggaacgcaacacaagtAAATCACATACACCGCCACGAACAATAATCACATCACATAAGTATGCCAATGTTCGTGCATCCCATCTagtccaatacttgttgtacatcacttgcatgacttggcttgcaaccgtaataatgttcgcgacgcattattacgctcacacgccgtgccgaactcatgaatacaacaaccatttcgctagatattcaacacaaaacaacacaatTAGTATCAACATAAACAACACATAGTTAAAGCACCTATtctcaaaggcactaactagaaacccgaaccgacccgtaatcctacaagtcccgcataatagcacacacaaaaagtctaagtctaggcgcctatctcaagtcacctaaatcccttagaccatgctctgataccacttgtaacaacccaaaccaaccctcgaccaaaccccgtgaaaatacaaacaaaatttttttttgctgtacagtgaccccgcgcgccgcgccccctatctggcgcgccgcgccaaaacggcctgtccccgggctttttaaatgcgaaaaagatagactcgttcccgacactttcagacgaaacgctttttacaacacattaatataagtaaaactaacatgattaattaattaaaacgagctttacatcgcggggcccacatatgcccaaaataccccttttaatacaaagtacaacttcgacccaatgagtttaagttccaacaaactacgagcatgatgttgggaataaactacccaatcctaggtcgaatccaagcaagcatcaaaatgggaaaatcatctaatcccgagcatacccttgccacgtccgccttcgaacctaaaaatgtaaacaacgagagggtaagctaatgcttagtgaatgcaatacttatacgcatacatacataatccaattacttgcatacacctacacaacaacacaataacattagtaaactgcaataacaaataaacgattaatcgtacgtacaacaagtcaacatcattagcatagagatctcaacaataatacatgccaaaagcgaatacgtacaatgctaataaaattacacatcccaatatacccaatgtcgacattcgactcgatggtggctgacgaagagtagtaggtcaaaatcgttaa
This genomic window from Rutidosis leptorrhynchoides isolate AG116_Rl617_1_P2 chromosome 2, CSIRO_AGI_Rlap_v1, whole genome shotgun sequence contains:
- the LOC139888929 gene encoding uncharacterized protein, which encodes MHCYCSGSSKHTSSAPKVTKLNDALQLFDEMLQRQPPPSIIELNKLTTIIVKMKHYSTALSLYKKINLKGIPSDLYTMNISINCHCHLNQINSGFSLLATIFKQGHAPDLATYNTLINGLVVADRVFEAVELFKKLLREKICEPNHVMYGTIINGLCKVGHTTKALELLRFMDGVSCKPNVHHYSTIIDALCKDKMTDHALELFTEMIEKGVRANVITYSSLIHGLTNCGRENEAARMLIHMEEEGVLPGVQTFTILVNSFCKQGFVKDAELALQAMVRQGLHPGVITYNALLDGYCLRGELDEAKRVLDQMVENDILPNIITYNSLINGYCKDKRIDEAIALLQEIQDKGFIPNVFTYSSVMQGLFKSGNPSAAKELFNEMKTKGVNPDIVTYSILLHGMCTNSQCSDALLLFRSMESKEFINSVVFYNILIDGFSKCGKPHLAMNLFDELLLKGLKPNVKTYTVMMRVLFHEGLFDKAKELLIKMEEIGCLPNAVTFNVILQELVKKNECEEVEIFLEEMINRGFMPDATTFGMLLQLIPNVGQDSHLRNIILKIRSVETKS